In Pirellulales bacterium, the genomic window CGCAACAGACCGGTTCGATTCGCTGAGCCTCGCGCCGCAGAAGCGGCGGGTGTGAGCATTATTCATCAAGAACTCAATCTGGTTGAGCAGCTTTCGGTAGCTGCCAATATCTTTCTCGGCCGCGAACAACGGAACCGGCTTGGTCTGCTTAACGAGCGAGCCATGGAACGCGAAGCCGCCGCGCTGTTGGGCGAGTGGGAATGCCAAATCTCGCCGCGGCAATTGGTTGGCACGTTGCGCGTCGGCGATCAACAGTTGATCGAGATTGCCAAAGCGCTTTCGCTGAATTCCGAGATTCTCATCATGGATGAACCAACCAGTGCTTTATCGGAAGCGGAGGTAACACGGCTTGACCGGGTGATCTCCCGCTTGCGCAGCCGCGGCGTGACGATTCTTTATATCTCGCACAAGATGGAGGAAGTGTTTCGGCTTGCCGACCGCATCACCGTGCTGCGCGACGGCAAGCTGGTGAAGACGGTTGCCCGCAGCGAAACTAGTCCGCGCGAAGTAACCCACCTCATGGTCGGCCGCGAGATCGAGAATGCGCGGGTGGGAGGCGACCGACAGGCCAGCGTGCCAGTTTTAGAAGTCCACGACTTGTCGCTGCCGTGGCCCGGTCACGCTCGCGGTTGGCGGTTCAAAGACATCCGTTTTTCGGTCCATCGCGGCGAAATCGTTGGTATTGCCGGCTTGCTGGGCGCAGGCCGCACGGAGCTGCTGGAGTGCCTGTTCGGTGCCAGCGGTCGGCCGCCGGTGGGAGAGATTTTGTTGGACGGTCAGCCAGTTCAATTCGATCATCCCGCGGACGCGCGGGCGGCCGGAGTGGCGCTCGTGACGGAAGACCGCAAACGCTTGGGCTTGTTCTCCCATTTGACGGTCGCGGAGAACATTACGCTCTGCTCGTTGCACGAAATCAGTCGTCGAGGAATCATCAGCCGCCGACGCGAACGTCAGGCTGCCGATGCCACGATTTCGCAACTTGCCGTCAAGACGCCGAGCCGGCGAGCGGCCGTCACCAGCCTCAGTGGCGGCAATCAGCAGAAATGCATCATCGGCCGTTGGTTGCTGACCAAACCGAAAGTGTTGCTGCTTGACGACCCCACGCGCGGCGTCGACGTCGGCGCGAAATCCGAACTTTACCGATTGATCGACGGCCTGTGCCGTGAAGGGCTGGGCGTCATCGTCACGAGCAGCGAATTGCCAGAGTTATTGACGCTCTGCAACCGCATCTTGGTGTTGTGCGAAGGCCGACTGACCGGCGAGTTCAATCGTGCCGAAGCCACCGAGCAGATAATTATGGAAGCCGCGACAAAACGCCAATAAGTTCGCGCGCCGAGCGGGCGCGCTTGGTATCGCTGGCCGTGGTTCGCCGTCGGCCGCTCATCGGTAAGGAACGCGCCAATGTCATGGACTCAATGCTTATAAATCTTGTGCTGCGGCCGTGTGGAGAGGATTTGCTCTTTGCCCCAAGTCGTTACCTCCTTAAACGCCTGGCTGTGAATGAATTCAAGAAACGCCTGCTCCTCTGACCATTCGCTGGTGATGAGATACGAGGCATCATCACTCGTGTCTTTCCACAGCGTCGAACTGCGATGTCCTTGGGCGCCCCGTAAAGCATCGAGAACAGCGGTAAACTTCTGTTCGAAATCAGCCTGCTTGCCGGGCAGGACATGATAGTTCATTCCAACGGTAATCATCGGATTGGTTGGGTAAAAGGTCGATGAATCGAGGTTTGGTCATGTGCCCTCGTCGGCGAACATCGTAACAAATATTCCTACCCCGAAAAACCTGTCCGCCAGCGGTCGGGGATCATTGATTGCGCACCAATTTACTTCGCGGTAACGAGCGGAAGCGTGGCGGCTGCGACAACGTCCCTGCTGGAACCGATT contains:
- a CDS encoding sugar ABC transporter ATP-binding protein, whose amino-acid sequence is MPPLISIEGVSKRFPGVTALDDVSIDIAGGELHAIVGENGAGKSTLMKILAGVIGDFDGQLLLRNRPVRFAEPRAAEAAGVSIIHQELNLVEQLSVAANIFLGREQRNRLGLLNERAMEREAAALLGEWECQISPRQLVGTLRVGDQQLIEIAKALSLNSEILIMDEPTSALSEAEVTRLDRVISRLRSRGVTILYISHKMEEVFRLADRITVLRDGKLVKTVARSETSPREVTHLMVGREIENARVGGDRQASVPVLEVHDLSLPWPGHARGWRFKDIRFSVHRGEIVGIAGLLGAGRTELLECLFGASGRPPVGEILLDGQPVQFDHPADARAAGVALVTEDRKRLGLFSHLTVAENITLCSLHEISRRGIISRRRERQAADATISQLAVKTPSRRAAVTSLSGGNQQKCIIGRWLLTKPKVLLLDDPTRGVDVGAKSELYRLIDGLCREGLGVIVTSSELPELLTLCNRILVLCEGRLTGEFNRAEATEQIIMEAATKRQ
- a CDS encoding antibiotic biosynthesis monooxygenase — encoded protein: MITVGMNYHVLPGKQADFEQKFTAVLDALRGAQGHRSSTLWKDTSDDASYLITSEWSEEQAFLEFIHSQAFKEVTTWGKEQILSTRPQHKIYKH